The nucleotide window GCTGCTCCGGCTGGGGCCTCCGACGTCGGCGCCGGAGGCATAGGCGCTGCGGTGCCGGGTAGCTGCCAGTCATGGCGCGGTATACGAAACCCGAGCTCAGAGAGCAGATCAAGGAAGAGGTCAAGGCCTCCGACAAGGGCGGCAGGCCGGGGCAGTGGTCGGCGCGCAAGTCACAGCTCGTCACTCAGGAGTACAAGAAGCGCGGCGGCGGATTCCTGGGCGAAAAGGACGAGCGGCAGAAGTCTCTCCAGCGCTGGGGCAACGAGAAATGGCAGACGAAAGAGGGCGACACCCGTGCGCGCAAGGGCGGCACGACGAGTCGCTACCTGCCCAAGAAGGCCTGGGAGGAGATGTCGGAGAGCCAGAAGCGCGCGACCGACACGAAGAAGCGCGAAGCGTCCCGATCCGGCAAGCAGTACGTCGCGAACACCGGGCCGGCCAAACGAGCGCGTCGGGATGCCACCACGGCCGGACGGATGTCGGAGATGTCGGTCGCGGAGGCGGCCAAGCTGGTCCGTGGCCTCGACACGCGACAGCTCAAGACCGCGCTGCGCAACGAGCGCGCCAGCAAGGACCGCAAGACGCTCGTCCAGCGGCTGGAAGCGGAACTCAACCGGCGCGGCTGACCGTGCCGGTACGGCTGCGCCGCGCAGCTCAGGGAGCCTGACCCACGGCCCCGAAGCCCGTCGAGGTGATCCGGTCGTCCTGTCGGCGGCGCAGGATCTGCACCTCGGTGGTGGCTTCGGTGCCGGTCAACGGCAGGACTCCCACCGAAGCGGGCACCACTGCGGAGATGCTCGCCGGGGCGATCGTCACCCCGAGGCCGGCCGCGACCAGGTGTGCCACCGTGGCCCAGCTGGTGGCGTCCTGGACGATGTTCGGCGTGTAGCCGGCTTCCAGGCACGGTCGGAGATTGCGCTGGTAGGCCCGCTCGCCGGCCACCCGGGGGAAGAAGACGAACGGGTCGTCGCGCAGCACGGCGGCGTCGATCGCGAGGTCTCCCGCGTGCGGATGATCGGCCGGCAGGACGGCGACGAAGGACTCGGTGGCGAACGTGCTGCCGACCAGGTCGTCGTGGTCGTCCGCGTCCCGAACCACGCCGAGATCGACCTCGCCGTTCAACAACCGGTCGACGATGTGCGCCGTGTACGCCTCGTCCAGACGCAGGTGGACGGCCGGATGGCGCTCGCGGAATCGACGGATCGGCCCGGCCAGCCCGAGTTGAATCGCCGAACTGACAAACCCGATGTCGAAGCGCCCCTGCTCCCCGCGCCCGATCCGGCCCGCCTCGTGCACGTCGTCGGCGACGGTGGCCAGCACCCGCCGGCACCGGTCCAGATACGCCTCGCCCGCGGGCGTCAGCGCCACCGACCGGGAGGTGCGCACGAACAGCGGCGTGCCGATCATCGCCTCGAGCTGGCGGATCTGCTGCGAAAGCGGTGGCTGGGCCATCCGGAGCCGCACCGCGGCCCGGCCGAAATGGAGCTCCTCGGCGACCGCGACGAAGTAGCGCAGGTGGCGCAACTCGGGTTCCATACCTCAAGGATACGGATGACCCCGAACAAGATATTGGACGTTCGAATGGTGGTGGCCGGAAAATCCAACCATGAAGCCGAGCACGCTGACCATCACGTCCATGACGACCGCTGAGGAGGCCGAGGCCTTCCGGACGCTGAACGAGGAATGGATCTCCCACTTCTTCACCATTGAGGAGTCGGACCGCAAGACGCTCAACGACCCGTTCGCCGCCATCGTCGACCGGAGCGGCGACGTGCTGATCGTCCGCGACGGCGGGGAGATCATCGGCTGTGTCGCCCTAGTCCGCAGCTCGGACGACGTCTTCGAACTGTCGAAGATGACGGTGCTCCCGGCGGTGCGCGGCCGGGGCATCGGCCGCCAGCTCATCGAGGCGGCGATCGCGCGCGCCCGCGAGCTCGGCGCGACCACCCTGTTCCTGGGCAGCAACACCAGGCTCGCGAACGCGGTGCACCTCTACGAGGCCGCCGGTTTCCAGCATGTGAGTTCGGATCAGATCCCGCTGCCGCCGTACGCCCGCGCCGACGTCTTCATGAAGATGGCGCTCTGACCAGCCCAGGCCGGCGGGCCCGGCCGTAGGGTCGACACCACCGCCGGCTTAACCCGGCCTTAGCGTTCGGACAGCGCGGTGCTATCCCCGTTCAGCGGATCCTCGGAGTCGACAGCCCAGGAGTTGACATCCGAGGAAAGGTGGACACCACGATGAAGCGCACCAACCTGCTTCTGGCGACGGTCGGCGGGTCGGCGGTGCTGGCGGTGGCCGGGGTCGCGCTCGGCGTCGACGCAGCGAACGACAGGCGCACCAGCGGCACGGCACTCGCCGCAGCCACCGTCGCACCGACAGCCACGGACGCGCCGGAGGGCAGCGCCGCCCCGGCGACCAGCAGCGGTATGCCGTCTACCGGCACCCCGTCGGGTACGCCGTCGAGCGGCACGCCGTCCGGCACGCCATCGACCGGCAGCGCGCCGGCGGGCAGCGCTGTCGACGAGAAGCGCGCCGGTGAGATCGCGCTCGCCAAGGCCGGTGGCGGTCAGATCGTCGAGGTCGAAGCCGAGCAGGAGAACGGCCGGCCGGTCTGGAGCGTCGAGATCGTCGCCGGCGACACCGAGCACGAGGTGGACGTCGACCGGGACAACGGGTCGGTGGTCAAGGCCGAGCAGGAGCCGGTCGACGACGATGACAACGACGCCGACGACGCCGACGACGCCGAAGACAAGGACGACGACAAGGACGACGACGACAACGACGACGACTGATCGGCGGCCGCCGCCCACCCCCGGTGCTTGCTCGGGGTGGGCGGCGGTGCACCCGTGAGTCGGTGGTCGGACCGTCCTTCGAGGGACGGCCCGGCCACCGCGTCCGTCTGCGGTACGCCGGCGGGGGCGAGGTGAACTCCCAGGCTGTGTCGGACGGGAACCGTCAGATGGCGACGCGTTGCTCCTGGACCGTCGGCGGGTCCTGGGCGAACTGGGTGCGGTACAACTCGTGGTAGCGGCCACCGGCCGCGAGCAGGTCACCGTGTCGCCCGCGTTCGACGATGCGCCCCGCCTCCACGACGAGGATCTGGTCGGCCGCCCGGATGGTGGAGAGCCGGTGCGCGATGACCACGCTCGTCCGGCCGGCCAGGGCCTCGGCGAGGGCGTCCTGGACCGCCGCCTCCGAGGTGGAGTCGAGATGCGCGGTGGCTTCGTCGAGAATCACCACGCGCGGACGAGCCAGCAGCAGCCGCGCGATGGTGAGCCGTTGCCGCTCCCCGCCGGACAGGCGGTATCCGCGCTCGCCGACCACGGTGTCGAGCCCATCGGGAAGGGTGCGGATCAGGTCGTCGAGCCGGGCCCGTCGGAGCACCTCCCACATCTCGTCCTCGGTCGCGTCCGGCTGGGCGAACGCCAGGTTGGCGCGGATGCTCTCGTGGAAGAGGTGCCCGTCCTGGGTAACCACGCCCAACGCCGTCCGGATCGACTCGGCGGACAGCTCACGTACGTCGACGTCGCCGAGCTTCACCGCGCCGTCCTCCACGTCGTACAGGCGAGGAACGAGCTGCGCGATCGTCGACTTGCCCGCCCCGGAGGAGCCGACGAGCGCCACCATCTGCCCAGCTTCGGCGCGGAACGACACCCCGTGCAGCACCTCCTCACCGCCGCGCGTATCGAGCTTCGCCACGTCCTCCAGGGACGCGAGCGACACCTTGTCCGCTGAGGGATAGCCGAACCGGACCCCGTCGAACTCGACAGCGACCGGGCCCTCCGGCAGGGGCCGGGCGTCGGACCTGTCAAGGATCAGCGGCTTGAGGTCGAGAACCTCGAACACCCGCTCGAAACTCACCAACGCGCTCATCACCTCGACCCGAGCACTGGCCAGCGATGTCAACGGTGCGTAGAGGCGCGACAGGAGCAGCGCGAGGGCGACCACCGTGCCGGCATCGAGGCTGCCTCGCAGCGCGTACAGACCGCCCAGCCCGTAGACCAGGGCCAGCGCCAGCGAGCCAACGACGGTGAGCGCGGTGATGAAGACCCACTGCAGCATGGCGGCACGGATGCCGATGTCCCGGACCCGACGTGCCCGCGCCGCGAACTCGGCGGACTCCTCGGCCGGTCGCCCGTACAGCTTGACCAGCGTGGCGCCGGGTGCGGAGAACCGTTCCGTCATCCGGGTGCTCATCGCAGCGTTGTGTTCGGCCGCCTCACGCTGCAACTGGGCGAGCTTCGAACCCATCCGCCGGGCCGGGAGGACGAAGATGGGCAGCAGGACGAGCGCCAGCAGCGTCATCTGCCAGGAGAAGGTCAGCATCACGGCCAACGTCAGCATCAGCGTGACGGCGTTGCCGACCACACTCGACAGAGTGTCGCTGAAGGCACGCTGCGCGCCGATCACGTCGTTGTTCAGCCGGCTGACCAGCGCACCCGTGCGGGTCCGGGTGAAGAACGCCACAGGCATGCGCTGGACGTGGTCGAAGACGGCCGTCCGCAGCTGGACGATCAACCCCTCACCGATGCTGGCGGAGAGAAATCGCGTCACCAGACCCAGCCCGGCCTCGGCGAGCGCGATCGCGGCGATCAGTACCGCCAACCGGATCACCACGCCACTGTCGGCGCCGTCGACGATCGCGTCGACCACCCGACCGGCGAGAACGGGCGCCGCCACCGTGAGGACCGCCGTCACCACGCTCAGCAAGAGGAATCTGATGATCAAGGCGCGGTGTGGCTGGGCGAACCGCGCGATCCGCTTCAAGGTCGCACGGGACAGCGGTCGCTCGTCCTGCGCGTTCATCGCGTGGTGCAGAGACATCCACGCGGTAACTTCCATGCTCATTCCGTACCTCCGATACGGAGGCTAGGACCTCACCCGAGCTTGAGGTCAAGTCACCGCGCGGAATGCGCCAAGTCGACGCGGACTTCCGACCAGCACAGGAGCTCACGCCGTGCGGCCCGCGACAGTGGCCGGACCTGGGGGACGGAGTCCAGCTCATGTCGGCCAGCGGGTGGGTGACGAACGCGGTGCCGGTGCCCTTTGCCGGTTGAGGCGGGTGAGGGTGCTGTTTCTCTGCCGGCTGCTCCTATGTTCGTCGGTGGTAGTGGTTGCGGCGGGGGAGCTGTTCGGGGTCGAGCCAGGCGGGTGGAATGAACTCCGGATGCCCGTCGTCGCCGAGCCGGACGACCCAGTCACTCTGGTGGACGTGTCGGTGGTGGTGGCCGCAGAGGAGGACGGCGTTGGCCAGGCTGGTGGTGCCGCCGTCGGCCCAGTGGTGGATGTGGTGGGCGTGGCACCAGCGGGGTGGTCGGTCGCAGCCGGGGAAGGCGCACCCGCGGTCGCGGAGCACGAGGGCGCGGCGTAGCGGCCCGGTGATGAGGCGGCGTTGTCGGCCGACGTCGAGGACCTGGCCGGTGCCGCCGAGGACGGTGGGCAGGATGGTGGCGTCGCAGGCGAGTCGGCGCACCGTTTCCGGGGTGAGCTCCAGGCCGATGTCGAGCGCGCCGGTGGACAGTTGCCGGGTCAGCCCGTCGTAGCTGGTGGTGACAACGATCTGCGCCGGGTCGCCACCGCTGTCGGGTAGGTCGCCGGTCCGGAGGGCGAGGCGGCACACCTCGGCGAGGGCGTCGTGGCGGCGTTGCCCGGGGGAGCGGGTGTCGTCCGGTCCGGACGGGGCGGTCAGTGGGTCGATGGCGGCGCGGAGCAGGCCGGCGGTTTCGGTGTCGAGGGTGCCGGTGAGGCGGAGTCGGCCGTCGGTCTGTTCGGACAGGGTGAGGTGTCGGTCGCGGGTGGCGCGGCGTGCTTCGGCGTCGAGGGCGGCCTGGGCGGCGGCGTCGGCGATGTCGGGGGCGACGTGGTCGAGGATGCGGGTGCCGAGTTTGCGCAGTTGAGTGGGGTCGAACTGCCCGGCCCAGTCGGTGAGCAGGCTGACGGCCTTGTCGGCGGCCTCGGTGCCAGCGGTGGTCTGCACGGTGGTGACGGTGTCGGCGATGACCCGGGCCTGGTCGAGGGTGATGTGCCCGTCGGCTAACGCTTGTCGTATCCCGGGCTTGCCGGTGTCCAGGGCCGTGGCGTCGTCGACGAGGCGGCGGGCGGCGGGGATGGTGAGTCGTAGTCGTTCGCGCAGCCACACCGCGGTGCTGGAGGCGCCTTGCGTGCGGGCGGTGCCGCGGCCGTCGATCTCGCGGATCAGGGTGAGGGTGACGGCGGCGAGGCGTTGCTGAAGGCGGTGCGCGGCGTCGAGCGCGGCGATCAGGTCGTGCTCCGGGAGGGCCCAGGCGGGGGCGTCGACGCAGGCGGCGACCGTGTCGTCTGCCTGCGCCAACTCCTCGACCATGCCCCGACACTAGAACAGGTGTACGACACTTTCAGTCACCATGATCGATTCGACCGGCTGGTCGCCGGAGGGCTCGTCGGTGCTGGAATCCTCCCCGGTGGCGACCGGGGCTGGGCGTGCTACCCGGCAGTGCCGGGAGCTGGTGTCGAAGCGCTGTCTGGCGTGAGCGAGGACTGCGTGTCGGCGGCGCTGCCTGGTGCCCGCTATGAGCGAGAGCTGGACGCGTCGCTAGGGATAAGCGAGGTCCGGGCGCGTCATTAGGGATTAGCCAACGGGCGTCGAAGAGCCTTGGCCCAAGTCATGACGTGATCGATGGAGTGGCGGGTGAGGCCGATCGTCGGGTCGGCGGTGATCAGCAGTGTGGGGC belongs to Micromonospora ureilytica and includes:
- a CDS encoding DUF5872 domain-containing protein, whose product is MARYTKPELREQIKEEVKASDKGGRPGQWSARKSQLVTQEYKKRGGGFLGEKDERQKSLQRWGNEKWQTKEGDTRARKGGTTSRYLPKKAWEEMSESQKRATDTKKREASRSGKQYVANTGPAKRARRDATTAGRMSEMSVAEAAKLVRGLDTRQLKTALRNERASKDRKTLVQRLEAELNRRG
- a CDS encoding LysR substrate-binding domain-containing protein; the protein is MEPELRHLRYFVAVAEELHFGRAAVRLRMAQPPLSQQIRQLEAMIGTPLFVRTSRSVALTPAGEAYLDRCRRVLATVADDVHEAGRIGRGEQGRFDIGFVSSAIQLGLAGPIRRFRERHPAVHLRLDEAYTAHIVDRLLNGEVDLGVVRDADDHDDLVGSTFATESFVAVLPADHPHAGDLAIDAAVLRDDPFVFFPRVAGERAYQRNLRPCLEAGYTPNIVQDATSWATVAHLVAAGLGVTIAPASISAVVPASVGVLPLTGTEATTEVQILRRRQDDRITSTGFGAVGQAP
- a CDS encoding GNAT family N-acetyltransferase, whose protein sequence is MTTAEEAEAFRTLNEEWISHFFTIEESDRKTLNDPFAAIVDRSGDVLIVRDGGEIIGCVALVRSSDDVFELSKMTVLPAVRGRGIGRQLIEAAIARARELGATTLFLGSNTRLANAVHLYEAAGFQHVSSDQIPLPPYARADVFMKMAL
- a CDS encoding PepSY domain-containing protein — encoded protein: MKRTNLLLATVGGSAVLAVAGVALGVDAANDRRTSGTALAAATVAPTATDAPEGSAAPATSSGMPSTGTPSGTPSSGTPSGTPSTGSAPAGSAVDEKRAGEIALAKAGGGQIVEVEAEQENGRPVWSVEIVAGDTEHEVDVDRDNGSVVKAEQEPVDDDDNDADDADDAEDKDDDKDDDDNDDD
- a CDS encoding ABC transporter ATP-binding protein, with amino-acid sequence MSMEVTAWMSLHHAMNAQDERPLSRATLKRIARFAQPHRALIIRFLLLSVVTAVLTVAAPVLAGRVVDAIVDGADSGVVIRLAVLIAAIALAEAGLGLVTRFLSASIGEGLIVQLRTAVFDHVQRMPVAFFTRTRTGALVSRLNNDVIGAQRAFSDTLSSVVGNAVTLMLTLAVMLTFSWQMTLLALVLLPIFVLPARRMGSKLAQLQREAAEHNAAMSTRMTERFSAPGATLVKLYGRPAEESAEFAARARRVRDIGIRAAMLQWVFITALTVVGSLALALVYGLGGLYALRGSLDAGTVVALALLLSRLYAPLTSLASARVEVMSALVSFERVFEVLDLKPLILDRSDARPLPEGPVAVEFDGVRFGYPSADKVSLASLEDVAKLDTRGGEEVLHGVSFRAEAGQMVALVGSSGAGKSTIAQLVPRLYDVEDGAVKLGDVDVRELSAESIRTALGVVTQDGHLFHESIRANLAFAQPDATEDEMWEVLRRARLDDLIRTLPDGLDTVVGERGYRLSGGERQRLTIARLLLARPRVVILDEATAHLDSTSEAAVQDALAEALAGRTSVVIAHRLSTIRAADQILVVEAGRIVERGRHGDLLAAGGRYHELYRTQFAQDPPTVQEQRVAI
- a CDS encoding HNH endonuclease signature motif containing protein, with translation MVEELAQADDTVAACVDAPAWALPEHDLIAALDAAHRLQQRLAAVTLTLIREIDGRGTARTQGASSTAVWLRERLRLTIPAARRLVDDATALDTGKPGIRQALADGHITLDQARVIADTVTTVQTTAGTEAADKAVSLLTDWAGQFDPTQLRKLGTRILDHVAPDIADAAAQAALDAEARRATRDRHLTLSEQTDGRLRLTGTLDTETAGLLRAAIDPLTAPSGPDDTRSPGQRRHDALAEVCRLALRTGDLPDSGGDPAQIVVTTSYDGLTRQLSTGALDIGLELTPETVRRLACDATILPTVLGGTGQVLDVGRQRRLITGPLRRALVLRDRGCAFPGCDRPPRWCHAHHIHHWADGGTTSLANAVLLCGHHHRHVHQSDWVVRLGDDGHPEFIPPAWLDPEQLPRRNHYHRRT